In the genome of Qipengyuania seohaensis, one region contains:
- a CDS encoding S9 family peptidase, with translation MITLRRLAVATGLLATASISAQAQARPMTPEDVAALESVGTVAVSPDGSRIAYTTASLPDVTEGEENGSTTQQLNVAYGPANAREFLPEDMSVSGISFSPDGRMISFVWADGDDDRAVWGIPVDGGAHRKLAAVKDASVRSYAWAPDGSAIWMLASAEDDKDREKQSKAGFNAIVYEEEARLNRLFAAKVGGEVDAEPTELTIPGYVSGFHVAPNGTTGVVESAPTPQIDDEYTSKRAHIIDLTSGKVLNVVETPGKLGDIEISPDGTQLSMIAGVDMNDPADTTLHLVDVATGNYRALNAGAAEAAVDAEWLPDGRLAAVIHTGVQSSLRVYNADGSVEHEHDGGDLILSSVEAGGNVVAVEASSPKHPTELFVWKDGAFQRWTQHNSWLSEIDFGEQRAFTFTARDGQQVEGVLIEPVGGTPRGGAPLILNVHGGPEAHDSNGWQTAYSKPGQVAAGQGYAVFLPNYRGSTGYGTAFSKQHQGRYTDPEFTDLVDAKRALVEAGVADADRVGVTGGSYGGYATAWTSTYFSDEFVAGVMFVGISNQISKFGTTDIPYEMYNVHSRAWPWDDWQKMLEVSPIYHVDKANTPLLIMHGAEDTRVAPSQSYELYRSMKVRKPDVPVRLVLYPGEGHGNRKAAARYDYNLRMMRWFDTYLKTGDRDAALPDSRPELADGTVGTASKGD, from the coding sequence TTGATTACCCTTCGTCGCCTTGCAGTCGCCACCGGCCTGCTTGCCACAGCTTCCATTTCCGCTCAGGCGCAGGCGCGCCCGATGACGCCCGAAGACGTCGCCGCGCTCGAAAGCGTCGGCACGGTCGCCGTTTCGCCCGATGGCAGCCGCATCGCCTACACCACCGCCAGCCTGCCCGACGTCACCGAAGGCGAGGAAAACGGTTCGACCACGCAGCAGCTGAACGTCGCCTACGGTCCTGCCAACGCGCGTGAATTTCTGCCCGAAGACATGAGCGTATCGGGCATCTCCTTTTCGCCCGACGGCCGCATGATCAGCTTCGTCTGGGCCGACGGAGACGATGACCGCGCGGTCTGGGGCATTCCAGTAGACGGCGGCGCGCATCGCAAACTCGCCGCGGTAAAGGACGCCAGCGTGCGCTCCTATGCCTGGGCTCCGGACGGCTCGGCGATCTGGATGCTGGCTTCCGCCGAAGACGACAAGGACCGCGAAAAGCAGTCCAAGGCCGGCTTCAACGCGATCGTCTATGAAGAAGAGGCCCGCCTCAACCGCCTGTTCGCAGCCAAGGTCGGCGGTGAAGTCGATGCAGAGCCGACCGAGCTGACCATCCCGGGCTATGTCAGCGGCTTCCACGTCGCGCCGAACGGCACGACCGGCGTCGTCGAAAGCGCGCCCACGCCGCAGATCGACGACGAATACACGTCCAAGCGTGCGCACATCATCGACCTTACCAGCGGCAAGGTCCTCAACGTGGTCGAAACGCCCGGCAAGCTCGGCGATATCGAGATTTCGCCCGACGGCACGCAGCTGTCCATGATCGCCGGTGTCGACATGAACGATCCCGCAGACACGACGCTGCACCTCGTCGACGTGGCAACCGGTAACTACCGCGCGCTCAACGCCGGCGCCGCAGAAGCAGCCGTCGACGCGGAATGGCTTCCCGACGGCCGCCTTGCCGCAGTCATCCACACAGGAGTTCAGTCGTCGCTGCGCGTCTACAATGCCGATGGTTCGGTCGAACACGAGCATGACGGCGGCGACCTCATCCTCAGCAGCGTCGAGGCAGGCGGCAATGTGGTTGCAGTCGAGGCAAGCAGCCCGAAGCACCCGACCGAGCTGTTCGTGTGGAAGGACGGCGCATTCCAGCGCTGGACGCAGCACAACAGCTGGCTGTCCGAAATCGATTTCGGCGAACAGCGCGCCTTCACCTTCACCGCGCGTGACGGCCAGCAGGTCGAAGGCGTCTTGATCGAACCGGTCGGCGGTACCCCTCGCGGTGGCGCTCCGCTGATCCTGAACGTCCACGGCGGCCCCGAAGCGCATGACAGCAATGGCTGGCAGACCGCCTATTCCAAGCCGGGCCAGGTCGCCGCAGGCCAGGGCTATGCGGTCTTCCTGCCCAACTATCGTGGGTCCACCGGTTACGGCACGGCTTTCTCCAAGCAGCACCAGGGCCGCTATACCGATCCCGAGTTCACCGATCTCGTCGATGCGAAGCGCGCGCTTGTCGAAGCAGGCGTTGCCGATGCCGACCGCGTCGGTGTGACCGGCGGTTCCTACGGCGGTTATGCGACCGCATGGACGTCGACCTACTTCAGCGACGAGTTCGTGGCTGGCGTGATGTTCGTCGGCATTTCGAACCAGATCTCGAAGTTCGGCACGACCGACATCCCGTACGAAATGTACAATGTGCACAGCCGCGCATGGCCGTGGGACGACTGGCAGAAGATGCTCGAAGTCTCGCCGATCTATCACGTCGACAAGGCCAATACGCCGCTGCTCATCATGCACGGCGCAGAAGACACGCGCGTCGCGCCCAGCCAGAGCTACGAGCTCTATCGCTCGATGAAGGTGCGCAAGCCCGACGTGCCCGTACGCCTCGTGCTCTATCCGGGTGAAGGCCATGGCAACCGCAAGGCAGCGGCACGCTACGACTACAATTTGCGCATGATGCGCTGGTTCGACACCTACCTGAAAACGGGCGACCGCGATGCGGCCTTGCCCGACAGCCGTCCCGAGCTTGCCGACGGCACTGTCGGCACCGCGTCGAAGGGCGACTGA
- the crtY gene encoding lycopene beta-cyclase CrtY: MGREYDIAIVGGGLAGGLTALAIHRAHPAMRIALVEAGESFGGNHRWSWFEHDLGQQATELLSGFKATGWTGGNEVRFPAHRRQLAANYRSLDSRDFDAHLRRQLPQHAILTGTRATGLAADRIEIGGNPDIKARAVIDCRDAVPSEHLAGGWQVFLGQHLRTGAPHGIERPVIMDATVDQPGAYRFIYLLPLGEDEIFVEDTYYADSPVLDREMLARRIEDYAKAKGWRANVIHEETGVLPVITGGDFAAYRASLQQPGVALSGARGGFVHPLTSYTMPIAAANALAIAGAAHLPGTQLADFVEKHAHDHWRGTRFYRLLGKMLFDAAIPEERYRVFERFYRLPEPLIERFYAARSTRFDKLRILSGKPPVPISRAVTALLGKGAPLVHENHR, from the coding sequence ATGGGGCGCGAATACGATATTGCCATTGTCGGAGGCGGACTGGCCGGAGGCCTCACTGCGCTCGCCATCCACCGCGCGCACCCGGCCATGCGTATCGCGCTTGTCGAAGCGGGCGAGAGTTTCGGCGGCAATCATCGCTGGAGCTGGTTCGAACACGATCTCGGCCAACAGGCGACCGAACTTCTTTCCGGATTCAAGGCAACCGGCTGGACCGGGGGTAATGAAGTCCGCTTTCCCGCCCATAGGCGCCAGTTGGCCGCAAATTATCGCTCCCTCGACAGCCGCGATTTCGATGCGCACCTTCGCCGCCAATTGCCGCAGCACGCGATCCTCACCGGGACGCGCGCCACCGGCCTCGCCGCGGACCGGATCGAGATCGGCGGCAACCCCGATATCAAGGCGCGCGCCGTGATCGATTGCCGCGATGCCGTGCCGAGCGAGCATCTTGCCGGCGGCTGGCAGGTTTTCCTCGGCCAGCATCTTCGCACCGGAGCACCGCACGGGATCGAGCGCCCCGTCATCATGGATGCCACGGTGGACCAGCCGGGCGCCTATCGCTTCATCTACCTGCTTCCGCTGGGCGAGGACGAGATCTTCGTAGAGGACACTTATTATGCCGACAGTCCGGTTCTCGACCGGGAAATGCTGGCGCGGCGGATCGAGGATTATGCCAAGGCCAAGGGCTGGCGTGCAAATGTGATCCACGAGGAAACCGGCGTCCTGCCTGTCATCACTGGCGGCGATTTTGCCGCTTATCGCGCTTCACTCCAGCAGCCCGGCGTGGCGCTGTCGGGCGCTCGCGGGGGCTTCGTCCACCCACTGACCAGCTACACCATGCCGATCGCGGCCGCGAACGCGCTGGCCATCGCCGGGGCTGCACATTTGCCCGGCACGCAGCTGGCCGATTTCGTCGAGAAACACGCGCACGACCATTGGCGTGGGACACGCTTTTACCGGCTCCTGGGAAAAATGCTCTTCGATGCGGCCATTCCCGAGGAACGATACCGTGTGTTCGAGCGCTTCTATCGACTGCCGGAGCCTTTGATCGAGCGGTTCTATGCCGCACGCTCGACCCGCTTCGACAAGCTGCGCATCCTCTCGGGCAAACCGCCCGTTCCAATTTCCCGCGCGGTAACGGCCTTGCTTGGCAAGGGCGCGCCGCTCGTCCATGAGAACCATCGATGA
- a CDS encoding MipA/OmpV family protein, whose translation MKYVAILGAAGLGLCATAPLAAQDYAEVEGARSGPPSTVFDGDFLSVGVGVGYNASYSGSDDYNVNVLPIVQGSVWGVDINPRPAGLALDLIPDGDDATVNFSAGPMFRLRSDRVDAEDINDDIVAAYGELDRAVEIGGSFGVSFPKVLNPFDSLSVNVDATWDVAGSHEGMTISPSVTYFTPLSRATAASLTLSTSFIDDDFADYYYSVPTVNPLLPDADLLPGFQAEGGMQSYGVNLFVAHDLSGDVTDGGLSVIGIGGWSKLVNDAADTPFTSIRGDNDQYFVALGVGYTF comes from the coding sequence ATGAAATACGTCGCAATCCTTGGCGCAGCCGGTCTGGGCCTGTGCGCAACCGCTCCGCTGGCAGCACAGGACTATGCAGAGGTCGAAGGTGCGCGCAGCGGACCGCCATCCACCGTTTTCGACGGCGATTTCCTGAGCGTGGGCGTGGGTGTCGGCTATAATGCGAGCTATTCCGGCAGCGACGATTACAACGTCAATGTCCTGCCGATCGTGCAGGGTTCGGTCTGGGGCGTAGACATCAATCCGCGCCCGGCAGGTCTTGCGCTCGACCTCATTCCCGACGGGGACGATGCGACGGTCAACTTCTCCGCCGGCCCCATGTTCCGCCTGCGTAGCGACCGCGTCGATGCAGAAGATATCAACGACGATATCGTCGCAGCCTATGGCGAACTCGACCGTGCGGTAGAAATCGGCGGAAGTTTCGGCGTGTCATTTCCCAAGGTGCTCAACCCGTTTGATAGCCTGAGCGTCAACGTGGATGCGACATGGGATGTCGCTGGCTCACATGAAGGCATGACGATCAGTCCCTCGGTTACCTATTTCACGCCGCTCAGCCGCGCGACGGCCGCCTCGCTGACGCTAAGCACCAGCTTCATCGACGACGATTTCGCGGATTATTACTACTCGGTGCCCACGGTTAACCCGCTGTTGCCCGATGCGGACCTGCTGCCCGGCTTCCAGGCCGAGGGCGGGATGCAAAGCTATGGGGTGAACCTGTTCGTGGCGCACGATCTCAGCGGCGACGTTACCGATGGCGGTCTCTCGGTGATCGGGATCGGCGGCTGGTCGAAGCTGGTCAACGACGCTGCCGATACGCCATTCACGAGCATTCGCGGCGATAACGACCAGTACTTCGTGGCGCTCGGGGTGGGTTACACCTTCTAG